A window from Polynucleobacter sp. MWH-UH25E encodes these proteins:
- the thiC gene encoding phosphomethylpyrimidine synthase ThiC, whose protein sequence is MSSGNQKSNKHEIPSLKSLERDFGQKFAYPASTKTYLQGSRPDIKAPIRMIEQLPTRAGEQLIPNPPVPVYDTSGPYSDPDIVINLEKGLPRLRDAWIAERNDTEQLSGPSSEYGVARANDAATQSLRFAHISAPRVAKSGHNVSQMYYARKGIVTPEMEYVALRESMGLEQLRKDPAYKQLLKQHPGKSYGANLPEIVTGEFVRSEIAAGRAIIPANINHPELEPMIIGRNFRVKINGNLGNSAVTSSINEEVEKMVWSIRWGADTIMDLSTGKHIHETREWIIRNSPVPIGTVPIYQALDKTGGIAEDLTWEMFRDTLIEQAEQGVDYFTIHAGVLLRYVPLTADRITGIVSRGGSIMAKWCLAHHKENFLYTKFDEICEIMKAYDVSFSLGDGLRPGCIADSNDAAQFGELHTLGELTAKAWKHDVQVMIEGPGHVPMQRIEENMTEELKHCLEAPFYTLGPLITDIAPGYDHITSGIGAAQIGWYGTAMLCYVTPKEHLGLPDKEDVREGIITYKIAAHGADLAKGLPGAQVRDNALSKARFEFRWEDQFNLGLDPERAREYHDATLPAEGAKIAHFCSMCGPKFCSMKITQEVRDYAATLNADAKVIPIAQANDPDKGMEEMSAEFRKRGSEIYQ, encoded by the coding sequence ATGAGCTCAGGCAATCAAAAATCAAACAAACATGAAATTCCAAGTCTCAAAAGCTTGGAACGCGACTTCGGTCAAAAGTTTGCGTATCCCGCATCTACTAAAACCTACTTGCAGGGATCACGTCCAGATATCAAAGCACCAATAAGGATGATTGAGCAATTGCCAACCCGCGCTGGTGAGCAACTCATCCCAAATCCCCCTGTCCCCGTTTACGACACTTCAGGCCCTTACAGCGATCCAGACATTGTGATCAATCTGGAAAAAGGTTTACCAAGATTGCGTGATGCTTGGATTGCTGAGCGTAACGATACTGAGCAGTTATCTGGGCCAAGCTCGGAGTATGGCGTGGCTCGTGCGAACGATGCTGCAACTCAAAGCTTGCGATTTGCGCACATCAGCGCCCCACGGGTTGCAAAGTCTGGTCATAACGTTAGTCAGATGTATTACGCTCGCAAGGGAATCGTCACCCCTGAAATGGAATACGTCGCGCTGCGTGAATCCATGGGCCTAGAGCAATTACGTAAAGACCCGGCCTACAAGCAATTACTCAAACAACATCCTGGAAAATCGTATGGCGCCAATCTTCCAGAGATTGTTACTGGTGAATTTGTGCGCTCGGAAATTGCTGCAGGTCGTGCCATTATTCCAGCAAACATTAATCATCCAGAATTAGAGCCCATGATTATTGGTAGAAACTTCCGCGTGAAGATCAACGGTAACCTCGGTAACTCAGCAGTCACCTCTTCTATTAATGAAGAAGTCGAGAAAATGGTTTGGTCTATTCGTTGGGGTGCAGACACCATCATGGACCTTTCTACTGGAAAACACATCCATGAAACGCGCGAATGGATTATCCGCAACTCACCAGTTCCTATCGGTACTGTTCCAATCTATCAAGCGCTGGATAAAACTGGTGGGATCGCTGAAGATCTCACCTGGGAAATGTTCCGCGATACTTTGATTGAACAAGCTGAGCAAGGCGTGGACTATTTCACGATCCACGCTGGCGTATTACTTCGCTATGTGCCTTTAACAGCAGATCGTATTACTGGCATCGTGTCACGCGGAGGCTCCATCATGGCTAAATGGTGCTTAGCTCATCACAAAGAGAACTTCCTCTATACCAAGTTCGATGAAATTTGTGAAATCATGAAGGCTTACGATGTCTCTTTCAGCCTGGGTGATGGTTTACGTCCTGGCTGTATTGCCGACTCAAATGATGCCGCCCAGTTTGGAGAACTCCATACCCTCGGTGAATTAACCGCTAAAGCTTGGAAGCATGATGTCCAAGTCATGATCGAAGGCCCTGGACACGTTCCAATGCAGCGCATTGAAGAGAATATGACCGAGGAACTCAAGCATTGCTTAGAAGCGCCTTTCTATACGCTTGGGCCATTGATCACCGATATTGCCCCAGGCTATGACCACATCACCAGCGGCATTGGTGCTGCGCAAATTGGTTGGTATGGCACAGCGATGCTTTGCTATGTCACACCTAAAGAGCATTTGGGTCTGCCAGACAAAGAAGATGTGCGTGAAGGCATTATCACTTACAAGATTGCAGCGCATGGTGCAGACCTTGCAAAAGGCCTACCTGGCGCTCAAGTTCGCGATAACGCCCTTTCTAAAGCTCGCTTTGAGTTCCGCTGGGAAGATCAATTTAACTTGGGCTTAGACCCAGAGCGTGCACGTGAATACCATGATGCAACCTTGCCTGCTGAAGGAGCGAAAATTGCACACTTCTGCTCTATGTGCGGACCAAAGTTCTGCTCAATGAAGATCACACAAGAAGTTCGCGACTACGCAGCAACACTCAACGCAGATGCCAAAGTCATTCCGATTGCGCAAGCAAATGATCCTGATAAAGGCATGGAAGAAATGTCTGCGGAGTTCCGTAAGCGCGGTAGTGAAATTTATCAGTAA
- a CDS encoding NUDIX hydrolase family protein, whose protein sequence is MSALSTSTIAALEEMLQNTARPAPADFLPIYFSRGNHEDLVIGHLNPDFIPHLQQLFKKESIPLARMSHDRLSIQLGRPKELSATLSLLANHMRQGGFIPGWRNEEFAWVDQNGHKYFRLERSAFRTFGFRSMATHINGHTKADTIWLGRRSENKPTDPGKLDNLAAGGISADETPWVGARRELWEEAGVPEQISDEIEPIGRIHMRRIANDRGFHDEQLFIYDLELPKQFIPTNHDGEVSGFIEVSYAEAAARILADEFTSDAAFVTADFILRRNK, encoded by the coding sequence ATGTCAGCTCTGTCCACCAGCACCATCGCAGCTCTTGAAGAGATGCTTCAAAATACCGCAAGACCTGCTCCTGCGGATTTCTTGCCCATTTATTTTTCCCGAGGAAATCACGAAGACCTGGTGATTGGACATCTCAACCCTGATTTCATTCCGCACCTGCAGCAATTATTCAAAAAGGAATCCATACCTTTAGCCAGAATGTCACATGATCGCTTATCCATTCAATTGGGGCGACCAAAAGAATTATCAGCAACGCTAAGCCTCTTAGCGAACCACATGCGCCAAGGTGGTTTTATTCCCGGGTGGCGTAATGAAGAATTTGCATGGGTTGATCAGAATGGTCATAAATACTTTCGCTTAGAACGATCAGCCTTCAGGACGTTTGGTTTTCGTAGCATGGCGACGCACATCAACGGCCATACAAAAGCTGACACCATTTGGTTGGGGCGCAGAAGTGAAAATAAGCCAACAGATCCGGGTAAATTAGATAACCTTGCTGCTGGCGGAATTAGCGCCGATGAAACTCCATGGGTCGGTGCACGTCGCGAATTATGGGAAGAAGCTGGTGTCCCCGAGCAAATTTCCGATGAAATAGAGCCCATTGGCCGAATTCATATGCGTCGCATAGCAAATGATCGAGGTTTTCATGATGAGCAACTGTTTATTTACGATTTAGAGCTTCCCAAGCAATTCATTCCAACCAACCACGATGGTGAAGTTAGTGGTTTTATTGAGGTTTCTTACGCTGAGGCTGCTGCCCGCATCTTGGCCGATGAATTCACCAGCGACGCCGCCTTTGTCACAGCAGACTTCATTTTGCGACGCAATAAGTAA
- a CDS encoding MFS transporter, whose product MSASPKTSLTMTQVLIFGGFMVTMSMGIRHGFGLFNLPITMANGWGRETFALTIALQNLIWGAVQPITGALADRFGAFKIMVIGGALYALGLVGMAISTDALNFTIAGGLLIGLAQTATTYSVIYGILGRNVPADKRVWAMGIAAAAGSFGQFLMIPAEQGLLSAFGAQDALVILALMASLMIPTAFLLREKNFAHQHNRDDQTIKEALKEAIGNPSFRLLTLGYFVCGFQVVFIAVHLAPYLKDLSSIYPAVGAPAVATTALALIGLFNIFGTYSAGILGQRLPKRYLLSGIYLGRSIAIAGFLLLPLSPATTYVFAAIMGFLWLSTIPLTNGIVAQIFGVKYLTMLSGLVFFSHQLGSFCGAFLGGYLFDHTGSYVIVWQLAIGLGVFAFLVNLPVKERAIHRVANA is encoded by the coding sequence ATGAGCGCAAGCCCCAAAACTTCCTTGACCATGACTCAAGTCCTCATCTTCGGGGGATTTATGGTGACGATGTCTATGGGTATACGTCATGGATTTGGCTTGTTTAACTTGCCTATCACCATGGCTAATGGCTGGGGACGCGAAACCTTTGCATTGACAATCGCCCTTCAAAATCTGATCTGGGGCGCAGTTCAACCGATTACCGGCGCACTAGCTGATCGATTTGGCGCATTCAAGATCATGGTTATCGGTGGAGCACTTTACGCCTTGGGCTTAGTTGGCATGGCAATTTCGACAGATGCGCTTAATTTCACTATTGCAGGCGGATTGTTAATTGGCCTTGCACAAACAGCTACCACCTATAGCGTTATCTATGGCATCTTAGGTCGCAATGTTCCAGCGGATAAACGCGTTTGGGCGATGGGCATTGCAGCAGCAGCCGGGTCGTTTGGGCAATTCTTAATGATTCCTGCTGAGCAAGGCTTATTAAGCGCATTTGGTGCGCAAGACGCCCTAGTGATACTGGCATTGATGGCTAGCTTAATGATTCCAACCGCTTTTTTATTGCGTGAGAAAAATTTTGCGCATCAACATAATCGTGATGACCAAACCATCAAAGAGGCACTTAAAGAGGCAATCGGTAATCCGAGCTTTCGTTTACTAACCCTAGGGTATTTTGTTTGCGGCTTTCAGGTGGTATTTATTGCTGTTCACCTTGCCCCCTACCTTAAAGATCTCTCATCCATTTATCCAGCAGTTGGCGCCCCTGCGGTAGCAACTACTGCCCTCGCCCTGATTGGTCTATTTAATATCTTTGGCACCTACAGTGCTGGCATCTTAGGCCAACGGCTCCCTAAGCGTTATTTACTATCAGGCATTTATTTGGGTCGCTCGATTGCTATTGCAGGTTTCTTGCTACTACCGCTGAGCCCTGCCACCACATATGTTTTTGCCGCCATCATGGGATTTTTGTGGCTATCTACTATCCCCCTAACCAATGGCATCGTGGCGCAAATCTTCGGGGTGAAGTACCTCACCATGCTTTCTGGTTTGGTATTTTTCTCGCATCAACTTGGCAGCTTCTGCGGAGCATTTTTAGGCGGTTATTTATTTGATCACACCGGCTCTTATGTCATCGTTTGGCAACTCGCCATTGGATTGGGAGTGTTTGCATTCTTGGTCAACCTTCCCGTTAAAGAACGCGCTATTCATCGAGTTGCAAATGCATAA
- a CDS encoding CaiB/BaiF CoA-transferase family protein yields the protein MGALSHIRVLDLSRVLAGPWCAQNLADLGADVIKVERPGVGDDTRHWGPPFAKDPKGQDTEESAYFICINRNKRSITVDISKPEGQDIIRQLAAESDVVIENYKVGDLAKYGLDYESLVKIKPDLIYCSITGFGQTGPYAHRPGYDFIIQGMGGFMSVTGEAEDVEGASPQKSGVAIADIFTGMYATTAILAAVVHRDQTGEGQYIDMSLLDTQVAVMANVSSAYLTSGEIPRRWGNASPIIVPYQTFPTSDGWMIVGAGNDGQFRHFVTAGGEAHLADNPLYLTNPDRVLHRKQLVPLLEAMTRKKTKGEWIALLEAANVPCGPINNFKEVFENEQVIARKVQIDVPHPTVGTMKLVASPMKLSKTPVEVRMAPPTLGQHTNKVLQERLHLDDASIAQLKEKGII from the coding sequence ATGGGAGCCTTAAGTCATATTCGCGTTTTAGACCTCAGCCGCGTGCTTGCAGGTCCATGGTGCGCTCAGAATCTTGCTGATCTGGGCGCAGATGTCATCAAAGTGGAGCGTCCTGGGGTAGGTGATGACACTCGGCACTGGGGCCCGCCCTTTGCCAAAGACCCAAAAGGTCAGGATACAGAAGAATCTGCCTATTTTATTTGCATCAATCGCAACAAGCGCTCGATTACCGTTGATATAAGCAAGCCAGAAGGCCAAGACATCATTCGTCAATTAGCCGCCGAATCAGATGTCGTGATTGAAAACTACAAAGTTGGTGATCTTGCTAAATACGGCTTAGATTATGAAAGTCTTGTCAAGATCAAGCCCGATTTGATCTATTGCTCTATTACTGGATTTGGGCAAACAGGTCCTTATGCTCATCGCCCCGGATATGACTTCATTATTCAAGGCATGGGTGGCTTTATGAGCGTAACCGGTGAAGCCGAAGATGTTGAAGGCGCTAGCCCACAAAAATCTGGCGTAGCTATTGCTGATATTTTTACTGGCATGTACGCCACTACTGCAATATTGGCCGCTGTAGTTCACCGTGATCAGACAGGTGAAGGCCAATACATTGACATGTCCTTACTGGATACGCAAGTTGCCGTAATGGCGAATGTCTCTAGCGCCTACCTTACCTCTGGTGAGATCCCACGTCGCTGGGGCAATGCCTCCCCAATCATTGTTCCTTATCAAACCTTTCCAACCTCAGATGGCTGGATGATAGTTGGCGCAGGCAATGATGGACAGTTTCGTCACTTTGTGACTGCTGGTGGCGAAGCCCATCTAGCAGATAACCCCTTATACCTTACAAATCCTGACCGAGTATTGCATCGCAAACAGCTTGTTCCTTTGTTGGAAGCAATGACTCGCAAGAAAACCAAGGGGGAATGGATTGCGCTTTTAGAGGCGGCGAATGTTCCCTGCGGCCCTATCAATAATTTCAAAGAGGTATTTGAGAATGAGCAGGTCATTGCCAGAAAAGTACAGATTGATGTTCCACACCCAACTGTAGGAACCATGAAACTCGTAGCAAGTCCTATGAAGCTCTCTAAAACACCAGTAGAAGTTCGAATGGCACCACCCACATTGGGACAGCATACCAATAAAGTTTTGCAAGAACGCCTTCACCTTGATGATGCCTCTATTGCCCAATTGAAAGAAAAAGGAATTATTTAA
- a CDS encoding DNA topoisomerase IV subunit B encodes MATRKISEYSESSIQVLKGLEPVRQRPGMYTRTDNPLHIIQEVLDNASDEALGGYGKQIIVTMHTDGSVSVEDDGRGIPVGMHPTEKLPVVEIVFTQLHAGGKFEKGTGGAYAFSGGLHGVGVSVTNALSKRLEVTVWREGQVSTLIFADGKVIEKLKSKPASKDDKSHGTRVRAWPDSKYFDSAAIPMAELVRLLRSKAVLLPGVKVTLIQEKSGETQSWQYAQGLRGYLNEAMAQAGHGAEVIPPFEGEQYATGTGDDDSFAEGEGAAWVVCWTEDGAPVRESYVNLIPTPAGGTHESGLREGLFNAVKGFIEMHALQPKGVKLMPEDVFARASFILSAKVLDPQFQGQIKERLNSRDAVRLVSGYAKSALELWLNQHVDYGRKLADLVIKQAQARTRAGQKVEKKKSSGVAVLPGKLTDCESEDIAQNEIFLVEGDSAGGSAKMGRNKEYQAILPLRGKVLNTWEAERDRLFANNEVHDIAVAIGVDPHGPNDDPDLSNLRYGKICILSDADVDGAHIQVLLLTLFYKHFPKLIDLGHVHISRPPLFRVDAPARGKKPAQKIYALDASELQAIEDKLRKEGVKETAWQISRFKGLGEMSAEQLWDTTLNPDTRRLLPVTLGSWTEDETFKTMDMLMGKSESGARRDWLEERGNEVEADI; translated from the coding sequence ATGGCTACCCGTAAAATTTCCGAATACAGCGAATCGTCGATTCAGGTCCTAAAAGGACTGGAGCCAGTCCGTCAGCGGCCTGGAATGTACACCCGAACCGATAACCCCCTACACATTATTCAAGAGGTTTTGGATAACGCTTCTGATGAAGCCTTGGGTGGGTATGGCAAACAAATTATCGTGACAATGCACACAGATGGCAGTGTGAGCGTCGAGGATGATGGTCGTGGAATTCCAGTTGGGATGCATCCCACCGAAAAGTTACCCGTAGTAGAAATCGTATTTACGCAGTTGCATGCTGGTGGCAAGTTTGAAAAAGGTACTGGCGGTGCCTATGCATTCTCAGGTGGTTTGCATGGCGTAGGTGTTTCTGTAACGAATGCGCTATCCAAACGCCTTGAAGTAACGGTATGGCGTGAGGGCCAAGTTTCTACACTCATATTCGCTGATGGCAAAGTGATTGAGAAACTCAAATCCAAGCCTGCTTCAAAAGACGATAAATCGCATGGTACGCGCGTGCGTGCATGGCCTGATAGCAAGTACTTTGATAGCGCTGCGATACCGATGGCTGAGCTGGTGCGCCTGCTCAGATCCAAGGCGGTGTTGTTGCCTGGTGTTAAGGTCACGCTTATACAAGAAAAGTCTGGTGAGACTCAATCATGGCAATACGCACAAGGCTTGCGTGGCTACCTAAATGAAGCGATGGCTCAAGCAGGGCATGGTGCTGAAGTTATTCCACCATTTGAAGGTGAGCAATATGCAACGGGCACTGGCGACGATGATTCTTTCGCCGAAGGCGAGGGCGCTGCTTGGGTAGTTTGCTGGACAGAAGATGGCGCACCAGTACGCGAGAGTTATGTGAACTTAATTCCTACGCCTGCTGGCGGTACTCATGAGAGTGGTCTACGTGAAGGATTATTCAATGCGGTAAAAGGCTTCATTGAAATGCATGCATTGCAACCAAAGGGTGTGAAACTGATGCCTGAGGATGTTTTTGCACGAGCTTCGTTTATTTTGTCTGCCAAAGTATTGGATCCACAATTTCAAGGGCAAATTAAAGAGCGTCTAAATTCTCGTGATGCAGTACGTTTAGTTTCAGGCTATGCTAAATCTGCTCTAGAGCTATGGCTTAACCAGCATGTTGACTATGGCCGCAAATTAGCTGACCTGGTTATCAAACAAGCTCAAGCTCGTACTCGTGCAGGCCAAAAGGTAGAGAAGAAAAAGTCTTCTGGTGTGGCAGTTTTACCAGGCAAGTTAACGGATTGCGAGAGCGAAGATATTGCTCAAAATGAAATCTTTCTGGTTGAAGGTGATTCCGCGGGCGGTTCTGCCAAGATGGGCCGCAATAAGGAATATCAAGCGATTTTGCCTTTGCGCGGCAAGGTGTTAAATACGTGGGAGGCGGAGCGCGATCGTTTATTTGCCAATAATGAAGTACACGATATCGCTGTGGCTATTGGCGTCGATCCGCATGGCCCGAATGATGATCCCGATTTATCCAATTTACGTTATGGCAAGATTTGCATCTTGTCTGATGCGGACGTAGATGGTGCGCATATTCAGGTGTTGCTACTGACATTGTTCTATAAGCATTTCCCCAAGTTGATCGATTTGGGTCATGTACACATTTCTAGACCGCCATTGTTTAGGGTTGACGCACCTGCCAGAGGTAAGAAGCCAGCGCAAAAAATTTATGCCTTAGATGCCAGCGAACTTCAAGCGATTGAAGATAAATTGCGCAAAGAAGGCGTCAAGGAAACTGCATGGCAAATCTCTCGCTTTAAAGGTTTGGGCGAGATGAGTGCAGAACAACTATGGGATACCACTTTGAATCCTGATACCCGTCGCTTGCTGCCAGTAACTCTAGGTTCCTGGACTGAAGACGAAACATTTAAAACCATGGATATGTTGATGGGTAAATCAGAATCTGGTGCGCGTCGCGATTGGCTGGAAGAACGCGGTAATGAAGTTGAGGCGGATATTTAA
- the parC gene encoding DNA topoisomerase IV subunit A: MDLNEDNKDSLTLAVYAERAYLDYAISVVKGRALPEVADGQKPVQRRILFSMNEMGLRADAKPVKSARVVGDVLGKFHPHGDQSAYDALVRLAQSFSLRYPLIDGQGNFGSRDGDGAAAMRYTEARLTKIAGLLLSEIDEGTVDFAPNYDGSFQEPKLLPARLPFVLLNGASGIAVGMATEIPSHNLREVASAAIALMKSPKLSTADLLEIMPGPDYPGGGQIISSSAEIAQIYETGRGSLKVRARWSIEELARGQWQIVVNELPPSTSSQRVLQEIEEITNPKVKVGKKTLTPEQNNLKSTILNVLDGVRDESSKDAPVRLVFEPKSKNIDVNEFVNLLLAHTSLESNAPMNLVMIGNDGRPRQKGLKEIISEWIEFRVVTVTRRTQFRLNKVKDRMHILEGRLIVLLNIDKVIKIIRNSDEPKADLIKEFKLTDRQAEDILDIRLRQLARLEGIKIEQELKELKSERDDLEGLLQSDAVLRKRIIKEIEADIKDFGDDRRTLIQEDKRAVAETKVIDEPVTVIVSQKGWVRVRQGHDHDATQFSFKAGDALYATFEVRTVDVIQGFGSDGRVYTVPVSELPGARGDGSPLTSFVNLAAGSQMVAYYAGQPDDLVLLSTKAGYGFLANVADMSTRNKAGKSFISIDTKVDGDAPLGAAKVEVGMKQVACLSAASKLLVFPLDELKRLPTGGKGVILMGLDDKEFMSSAIAVGPNGATYSGAGRAGKPTELSLDAKTLKSFAGNRARKGHFVEPRLKDGKLKAS; the protein is encoded by the coding sequence ATGGATTTAAATGAGGATAACAAGGATAGTTTGACGCTAGCTGTGTATGCCGAGCGTGCATATCTAGATTACGCCATTAGCGTTGTAAAAGGGCGCGCATTACCAGAAGTTGCAGATGGTCAAAAGCCAGTGCAGCGACGCATCCTATTCTCAATGAACGAGATGGGTCTTCGTGCTGATGCAAAGCCTGTAAAGAGTGCGCGGGTTGTCGGTGACGTATTGGGTAAGTTCCACCCACACGGTGACCAGTCTGCCTATGACGCGTTAGTTCGCTTGGCGCAGAGCTTCTCTCTGCGCTACCCATTAATTGATGGTCAAGGCAACTTCGGCTCACGTGATGGTGATGGAGCTGCGGCGATGCGTTATACCGAAGCACGTTTAACGAAGATTGCTGGCTTGCTATTAAGTGAAATCGACGAAGGTACCGTTGATTTTGCGCCTAACTATGACGGTTCATTCCAAGAGCCAAAATTATTGCCAGCCCGTTTACCATTCGTATTGCTCAACGGCGCATCCGGTATTGCGGTGGGTATGGCAACCGAGATTCCATCACACAATTTGCGTGAAGTAGCATCAGCTGCGATTGCCTTGATGAAGTCGCCTAAGCTATCTACTGCTGATTTATTGGAGATCATGCCTGGTCCAGATTACCCAGGTGGCGGTCAAATTATTTCCTCGTCTGCGGAGATTGCGCAGATTTATGAAACAGGCCGTGGCAGCCTTAAAGTGCGCGCTCGTTGGTCCATCGAAGAATTGGCTCGCGGCCAGTGGCAAATCGTGGTCAACGAATTGCCTCCCTCAACATCTTCTCAACGTGTATTACAAGAGATTGAGGAGATTACCAATCCAAAAGTGAAGGTTGGTAAGAAAACTTTAACTCCTGAACAGAACAATCTGAAGTCCACCATCTTGAATGTATTAGATGGTGTGCGCGATGAGTCTAGCAAAGATGCTCCAGTTCGCTTGGTATTTGAGCCCAAGAGCAAAAACATTGATGTGAATGAGTTCGTCAACCTTTTGTTGGCACATACCTCGCTTGAGTCTAATGCGCCAATGAATTTAGTGATGATTGGCAACGATGGGCGCCCCCGTCAAAAGGGCTTAAAAGAGATTATTTCTGAATGGATTGAGTTCAGAGTCGTTACAGTGACTCGTCGAACCCAGTTCCGTCTCAACAAGGTAAAAGACCGGATGCACATCTTAGAAGGGCGTCTAATCGTTCTTCTAAATATTGATAAGGTCATTAAGATCATTCGCAATAGCGATGAGCCTAAGGCCGATTTGATCAAAGAATTTAAGCTTACCGATCGTCAAGCGGAAGATATTTTGGATATCCGCCTACGTCAATTGGCTCGTCTAGAGGGCATCAAGATTGAGCAAGAGCTCAAAGAGCTTAAATCAGAGCGTGATGACTTAGAAGGATTGTTGCAAAGTGATGCTGTTTTACGTAAACGCATCATCAAAGAAATCGAAGCAGATATCAAAGATTTCGGCGATGATCGTCGTACGTTGATTCAGGAGGATAAGCGAGCTGTTGCCGAGACTAAGGTGATTGATGAGCCTGTTACGGTCATCGTTTCACAAAAAGGTTGGGTACGTGTCCGTCAGGGTCATGACCATGATGCAACACAGTTCAGCTTCAAAGCCGGCGATGCTTTGTATGCTACGTTTGAAGTGCGCACTGTTGATGTGATCCAAGGCTTTGGTAGTGATGGCCGTGTTTATACCGTACCAGTTAGTGAGTTACCTGGCGCTCGCGGTGATGGCTCACCATTGACTAGCTTCGTAAATCTCGCCGCTGGTTCTCAAATGGTTGCGTACTACGCAGGTCAGCCTGATGACTTAGTCTTGTTATCCACAAAAGCAGGTTATGGATTCTTGGCTAATGTTGCTGACATGAGTACGCGAAATAAGGCTGGTAAATCATTCATTAGTATTGATACAAAAGTGGATGGTGATGCACCACTAGGTGCCGCCAAGGTTGAGGTGGGTATGAAACAGGTTGCCTGCTTATCCGCTGCTTCAAAGTTGCTGGTCTTCCCATTAGATGAATTAAAGCGCTTGCCTACTGGTGGTAAAGGCGTAATTCTGATGGGTCTCGATGACAAAGAGTTCATGTCCTCCGCAATCGCAGTGGGTCCAAATGGAGCAACTTACTCTGGCGCGGGACGCGCAGGAAAGCCTACCGAGTTAAGTCTGGATGCGAAAACACTGAAGTCTTTTGCTGGTAATCGCGCTCGTAAAGGACATTTTGTTGAGCCTCGCCTAAAAGACGGCAAGCTAAAAGCAAGCTAA
- a CDS encoding XdhC family protein, with the protein MNSTDLSVLKSAVNWLQAGHSVAIATVVQTWGSAPRPVGSWLAIRNDGQVAGSVSGGCVEDDLISRVQTEILTRNTPEMVVYGVSQEEAARFGLPCGGTLRLLVEPKPELAILEQLLASISSHQITKRSVNIATGKSTLEPGTRNDEFACNDKEMCTTYGPRWRMVIIGAGQLSQYTADFAIASDFEVIVIDPRDEYAEGLNRSDVTFIQGMPDDVLLEIGVDPHTAVVALTHDPKLDDMALMEALKSSAFYVGALGSKKNTQKRKERLLEFDVSKEEVEKLYGPVGLSIGALTPPEIAISILAEVIAVKYGVSLPKKG; encoded by the coding sequence ATGAATAGCACCGATCTGAGCGTTCTCAAATCCGCAGTCAACTGGCTTCAAGCAGGCCATTCTGTCGCAATAGCCACCGTTGTTCAAACCTGGGGGTCGGCACCCCGTCCAGTTGGATCTTGGCTCGCCATCCGCAATGACGGACAAGTCGCAGGCTCGGTATCCGGTGGTTGCGTTGAAGATGATCTGATTAGTCGCGTGCAAACCGAAATCTTGACTCGCAATACCCCTGAAATGGTGGTGTATGGAGTTAGCCAAGAAGAGGCGGCCCGCTTTGGTCTACCTTGTGGCGGCACGCTTCGTCTATTGGTGGAACCTAAACCTGAGCTTGCAATTTTGGAACAATTATTAGCAAGCATTAGCTCCCATCAAATCACCAAACGGTCTGTAAATATTGCCACTGGAAAATCCACTCTAGAGCCCGGTACACGTAATGATGAATTCGCCTGCAACGATAAAGAGATGTGTACTACTTACGGTCCACGCTGGCGCATGGTCATTATTGGCGCTGGTCAACTCTCTCAATACACGGCAGATTTTGCCATTGCCTCTGACTTTGAAGTCATTGTGATTGACCCTCGTGATGAATACGCCGAAGGATTAAATCGCTCTGATGTCACCTTTATTCAAGGTATGCCCGATGATGTCTTACTTGAGATTGGCGTGGATCCCCATACTGCAGTAGTAGCGCTGACCCATGACCCCAAACTGGATGACATGGCATTGATGGAGGCACTCAAGTCTTCCGCATTCTATGTGGGAGCCTTAGGTAGCAAAAAGAATACCCAGAAGCGCAAAGAGCGCTTACTAGAGTTTGATGTCAGCAAAGAAGAAGTTGAAAAGCTTTATGGGCCTGTAGGCCTTTCTATTGGAGCCCTCACCCCACCAGAGATTGCCATCTCCATCCTGGCGGAAGTGATTGCCGTCAAATATGGGGTGAGCCTACCTAAAAAAGGATAG